Proteins encoded in a region of the Esox lucius isolate fEsoLuc1 chromosome 9, fEsoLuc1.pri, whole genome shotgun sequence genome:
- the pin1 gene encoding peptidyl-prolyl cis-trans isomerase NIMA-interacting 1 isoform X1, giving the protein MADAEDEKLPSGWEKRMSRSSSRVYYFNHITNASQWERPVGSGDGSGEPDKVRCSHLLVKHNQSRRPSSWREENITRSKEEALDLIQKYIEQIKSGEQEFEALASQFSDCSSARNGGDLGPFGRGQMQKPFEDASFALKVGDMSGPVFTDSGVHIILRTG; this is encoded by the exons ATGGCAGACGCTGAGGATGAAAAACTACCGTCCGGATGGGAGAAGCGAATGAGCCGCAGTTCAA GCAGAGTGTACTACTTTAACCACATCACCAATGCCAGCCAATGGGAGCGCCCGGTTGGGTCAG GTGATGGAAGCGGCGAGCCAGACAAGGTGCGCTGTTCCCACCTCCTGGTGAAGCACAACCAGTCACGACGGCCGTCCTCATGGAGGGAGGAGAACATCACACGCTCCAAAGAGGAGGCCCTAGACCTGATACAGA agTACATTGAGCAGATCAAGTCAGGAGAGCAGGAGTTTGAGGCCTTGGCCTCTCAGTTCAGCGACTGCAGCTCTGCTCGCAACGGAGGTGACCTGGGCCCTTTCGGcagag gtcaGATGCAGAAGCCTTTTGAGGACGCGTCTTTTGCCCTGAAGGTGGGAGACATGAGTGGACCAGTGTTCACCGACTCTGGTGTTCACATCATCCTCCGCACGGGATAG
- the pin1 gene encoding peptidyl-prolyl cis-trans isomerase NIMA-interacting 1 isoform X2 codes for MADAEDEKLPSGWEKRMSRSSSDGSGEPDKVRCSHLLVKHNQSRRPSSWREENITRSKEEALDLIQKYIEQIKSGEQEFEALASQFSDCSSARNGGDLGPFGRGQMQKPFEDASFALKVGDMSGPVFTDSGVHIILRTG; via the exons ATGGCAGACGCTGAGGATGAAAAACTACCGTCCGGATGGGAGAAGCGAATGAGCCGCAGTTCAA GTGATGGAAGCGGCGAGCCAGACAAGGTGCGCTGTTCCCACCTCCTGGTGAAGCACAACCAGTCACGACGGCCGTCCTCATGGAGGGAGGAGAACATCACACGCTCCAAAGAGGAGGCCCTAGACCTGATACAGA agTACATTGAGCAGATCAAGTCAGGAGAGCAGGAGTTTGAGGCCTTGGCCTCTCAGTTCAGCGACTGCAGCTCTGCTCGCAACGGAGGTGACCTGGGCCCTTTCGGcagag gtcaGATGCAGAAGCCTTTTGAGGACGCGTCTTTTGCCCTGAAGGTGGGAGACATGAGTGGACCAGTGTTCACCGACTCTGGTGTTCACATCATCCTCCGCACGGGATAG
- the pin1 gene encoding peptidyl-prolyl cis-trans isomerase NIMA-interacting 1 isoform X3 produces the protein MADAEDEKLPSGWEKRMSRSSSRVYYFNHITNASQWERPVGSGDGSGEPDKVRCSHLLVKHNQSRRPSSWREENITRSKEEALDLIQKYIEQIKSGEQEFEALASQFSDCSSARNGGDLGPFGRGQMQKPFEDTS, from the exons ATGGCAGACGCTGAGGATGAAAAACTACCGTCCGGATGGGAGAAGCGAATGAGCCGCAGTTCAA GCAGAGTGTACTACTTTAACCACATCACCAATGCCAGCCAATGGGAGCGCCCGGTTGGGTCAG GTGATGGAAGCGGCGAGCCAGACAAGGTGCGCTGTTCCCACCTCCTGGTGAAGCACAACCAGTCACGACGGCCGTCCTCATGGAGGGAGGAGAACATCACACGCTCCAAAGAGGAGGCCCTAGACCTGATACAGA agTACATTGAGCAGATCAAGTCAGGAGAGCAGGAGTTTGAGGCCTTGGCCTCTCAGTTCAGCGACTGCAGCTCTGCTCGCAACGGAGGTGACCTGGGCCCTTTCGGcagag gtcaGATGCAGAAGCCTTTTGAGGACACAtcgtaa
- the ubl5 gene encoding ubiquitin-like protein 5, whose protein sequence is MIEVVCNDRLGKKVRVKCNSEDTIGDLKKLIAAQTGTRWDKIVLKKWYTIFKDHVSLGDYEIHDGQNLELYYQ, encoded by the exons ATGATTGAAGTGGTATGCAATGACCGTCTGGGCAAGAAGGTCCGCGTAAAATGCAA CTCTGAAGACACAATAGGTGACCTGAAGAAGCTCATCGCTGCCCAGACAGGCACCCGGTGGGACAAGATCGTTCTGAAGAAGTG gTACACCATATTTAAGGACCACGTGTCTCTGGGAGACT ATGAGATCCATGATGGACAGAACCTGGAGCTATACTATCAGTAG